A genomic stretch from Pseudomonas alkylphenolica includes:
- a CDS encoding paraquat-inducible protein A produces the protein MNRPPLASELNLVLCHACGKACDARVAVHHCDRCGAPLHARKPDSLTRTWAYLIASLVFYVPANLLPVMNTKMLGSGDDSTIMSGVIEFWSHGAWDIALIIFIASIAVPATKFVALGLLLVTVQRGSNWAQKERSKLYRFVELIGYWSMLDVIVVALVAALVKFQALGDIEPRPGILFFGLVVVFTMLAAMSFDPRMIWESRQPEECTDEVSSH, from the coding sequence ATGAACCGCCCGCCATTGGCCTCGGAACTCAATCTGGTGCTGTGCCATGCTTGCGGCAAAGCCTGCGATGCCCGTGTGGCGGTACACCACTGCGACCGCTGCGGCGCCCCGCTGCATGCGCGCAAACCCGATTCTTTGACCCGCACCTGGGCTTACCTGATCGCCTCGCTGGTGTTCTATGTGCCCGCCAACCTGCTGCCGGTGATGAACACGAAAATGCTCGGCAGTGGCGACGACAGCACGATCATGAGCGGGGTGATCGAATTCTGGTCGCACGGTGCCTGGGACATCGCCCTGATCATCTTTATCGCCAGTATCGCCGTGCCTGCGACCAAATTCGTCGCCCTTGGCCTGCTGCTGGTTACCGTGCAGCGCGGCAGCAACTGGGCGCAGAAAGAGCGCTCCAAGCTCTATCGCTTCGTCGAGTTGATCGGCTACTGGTCGATGCTCGATGTGATCGTCGTGGCCTTGGTCGCAGCCCTGGTCAAGTTCCAGGCCCTGGGTGATATCGAACCGCGCCCGGGCATCCTGTTTTTCGGCCTGGTGGTGGTGTTCACCATGCTCGCCGCCATGAGTTTCGACCCCCGGATGATCTGGGAAAGCCGTCAACCCGAGGAGTGCACGGATGAAGTCAGCAGCCACTGA